A segment of the Candidatus Dormiibacterota bacterium genome:
TACCGCACGTGGTGATGCCTGTCAATGCGACGAAGACCCCAAAGATCACCAAGCATGATTGGGAGGAAGCCGGGCGCCGGGGCGAGGCGAAGGCAAAGCTTCCGACGGCACTCTCTTCGGCAGAGCTTGATGACGCACGCAAACTCGTGCGCTTGCGCTTTCGTAGTGGGCTCGAACTGGCTATTCCCGTTGCGGCGATCGATGAAGTCGCGCACCTTCCGTTGGCGCGGTTGCGCGACGTACGTGCCGACTTGCTTGGCGAAGGGCTGATTTTCGATGAGGCCGGCGTAGCAATCTATGTGCCGGGATTAATACGCGACCTATTTAGCGATGCGTTCGCTCGCGCGTTGGGTAAGCGGGGCGGCAGCTCCCTCACCGCCGCGAAGGCTGCGGCGGCGCGCAAAAATGGCCCCAAGGGCGGCCGCCCTCGCAAGGTTGCGTAAGGGCGGCCTTCACCCTAGCCGAAGTGGGCGACGATGGCGGCGATGACGGCGATGGTACCGATGAAGACAAAGTACACGAGTGCTTCGGCCAGCAACAGTTCGTCGTTGAGTCGATCGAGTCGTTTCATCACGGTGCGCTCCTCCTCGCTCGACCAGTATGCCGACATAAGCTTGGAACCGCTGTAAGATCGCGTTAGAACCGCTTGAGAATCGGCTTAGCGAATCACGCTAGGCCGCCGGGCCGGCCTCGCTATAGGTGCGCAACCAGTTCAGCACCTTCTTCCAGCCGCGCTCGTGAGCGTCGCGATCCTCTACGTCGGTAAAGCCCCAGTGCCGCACCGTTAACTCCGTGCGCCCCTCGCGTTCGGCGAGTTCGTAGCGAACGATGGTCTCCACCGGTTGCGCGCCGTCGCCCCAGTCGTGCGTCCACGTGAATTGGAGCAGGCGAGGCGGTTCGACGACTTGATAGTGCCCGTACACGGCGAATGTCTCGCCGTTCGCGTTCCGGCCGATGCATTTCCACGCTCCGCCGACGCGCAGGTCGCAGTCCATATGCGTGGTTTGATAGCTCGAAGGGTCGCCCCACCATTGCACGAGCTGTTTGGGATCGGTCAATGCGGCGAAAGTCTTGGAGACCGGCGCGTCGATGCTGATGCTATCGACGATGGCGGTGGTTACGTCGCTGTCAATCATGAGTGTGTTCCACATGCTCCTTTAGTTGCTGCAAATTACGCCGCCAGAAGACGCGGTAGTGTTCTAACCACGTATCCACGGCTTGGAGCGGCTCGGCGTTGAGTGCGTAGAGCGAGGTCGTGCCGTGCTTGCTATCGACGACCAACCGCGCCTCGCGCAGCAGCCGCAGATGTTTCGAAACGGCCGGACGGCTCGTGTGAAAATTCCGCGCGATATCGCCGACGCTCAAACGGCCGCCTCGCAGCAGCGAGAGAATCTCGCGGCGCGTGGGATCGGCCAGGGCCTTGAAGAGCCGGTCCGCTCGATCGCTGGGAAGGGTTGCCTGCATCAACGATTGCTTGCTCCGGGAATTGTTGGTAACCTTTTGGTTTCCAACAATGTAACCAAAAGGTTGCATTCTGTCAATGCCCGCTGGGTTCGGAAGCTCGTGGCTTTTAGAGCTTGCGCATGACCGCGCCCAGGAGCGACGCCAGCTTCGGGGCGGCGGCGTTTCCGACGGCGGTGATGTCGGCGTGAGCGGTGGATGGCGCGCCGGCGACGTTGGTGATGAGGCTGACGCCCAGCACTTCCATGCCCAACGCTCGCGCCGCGATCGTTTCGAGGACGGTGGACATGCCGACCGCATCGGCACCGATCGTTCGCAGATAGCGGGCCTCGGCGGCGGTCTCGTAATTCGGCCCCAGGAGCCCCGCATACACGCCCGAGCGCAGCGTGGGCATATCGCTCCCGGCGTGCGCCGCGATCGTGCGCAACCGCTGCGCGTACGCATCGTGCATGTCGATAAACGGATTGTCGGTGGGAACGCCCACGAACGGGTTGCGCCCGGTCAGATTGATGTGGTCTTCAATGAGCATCAAGTCCCCCGGTAGGAACGACGGATTCAGCGACCCCGCGGCGTTCGTCAGAACGACGGTGCGTGCACCCGCCGCTTTGGCTAGACGCATGTTGACCGTGACTTGTTGCGGCGAGAATCCTTGATAGAGATGCACGCGTCCGGCAAAGACGAGCATGCGCTTTCCGTGCCAGGTGCCGATTAAGGCTTCGCCGGCGTGCCCGGCCAAGGATGCGACCGGAAACCCCATGAGGTGATCGTAGGGAATCGAGGCGACCGGGAACGCATCGCGCAACGCCGACGAGAGGCCGCTCCCCAGCACGATGGCGACGTCGATCGCTCCCCCGGCGGCAGTTTCGATCGCACTCGCGTCGTGCGCGAGAAGGCGGTCGTTCGGCGAACGGCGGTCGATCATTAGGGGAGACTCCTTGTCGGATCGGTTGCGGTGAAGAGATTGTGTCCGGTCATCTGCGCGGGAACGGGTAGGCCCATCAATGTCAGCAGCGTCGGCGCCACGTCGCCGAGTTTCCCGCCGCTCGCGAGCGTCCCGCGCACGCCCGAGCCGATGAGGATAAACGGCACCGGATTGGTCGTGTGGGCGGTTAGCGCGTTGCCGTCCTTATCGAGTTTTTCCTCGGCGTTGCCGTGATCTGCCGTGATCGCGAGCACGCCGCCCGTTTTCAGCACGGCATCGCTCAAGCGATGCAAACATGCATCGAGAATTTGCACGCTCTCGATCGTCGGCTTCCATTTGCCGGTGTGCCCGACCATATCGGCGTTGGCGTAGTTCATCACGATCGCGTCGTACGCGTTCTCCGCCAGTTTTTTGACGGCGAACTCGGTAATTTCGTTCGCTCGCATTGCGGGCGCCAAATCGTAGGTGGCTACGGTGCGATCCGAGGCAATGAGTTCGCGATCCTCGCCCGCGAACTGCTCTTCGCGGCCGCCGTTGAAGAAGTATGTGACGTGCGCGTATTTCTCGGTCTCCGCAAGACGGAGTTGGCGCAATCCGTTGCGGGATATCACTTCCCCGAACGTTTCGTACGTCGGGCGCGGGCCGAACAGGACCGGGTTGGGATAGGTTTCATCGTATTTCGTCATCGTGGCGAAGATGAGGTCGTGATACGATTTTGTGACGAACGGAACGTCGCCGTCGTTGAAGGCGGTCGTCATCTGTCGCGCCCGGTCGGGACGGAAATTGAAGAAGATGCACGCGTCGCCGTCTTCGATCTGCCGCGACGGCCCGACGATGGTGGGCAGCACGAATTCATCATCTTCGCCCCGCGCGTACGCGGCATGCAGCGCGGCGATTGCATCGATACCGCGGTGGCCCGCTTTGCCGAACGCCAGCATGTCGTACGCGAGTTGCGTGCGCTCCCACCGTTTATCGCGATCCATCGCATAGTAGCGCCCGCTCACGGTGGCGATGGAGCCGGGGCGGCCGATCGCGGCCAGACGCTCTTCGAGTTGCTCGATGTAGCGCTCCGCGGATCGCGGAGGGGTGTCGCGGCCGTCGAGAAACGCGTGAATCGCGAGCCGTACGTCCGCGGTGACGGCGGCATCGATGAGCGCGAAGAGGTGCTCGATCGAACTGTGCACTTGTCCGTCGGAGAGCAGCCCTAGCAGGTGTAACGTTCCTCCGGTGCCCTTTACGTGTGCGATCGTGCGGAGCAGGGTGGCGTTCTTGGCAAACGCGCCGGAGGCGATGTCTTCGTCGATCACCACCACACCCTGCGGCACCACGCGCCCGCTGCCGAGATTGATGTGCCCGACCTCGCTGTTACCCATGATGCCTTTGGGCAATCCCACCGCTTCGCCCGACGCCTCGAGCGTCGTCCACGGATAGGTCTCAAAAAAGGCTCGCCAATGCGGCAGATCCGCAGCGGCGATCGCATTGCCGTACGCGTCGCTATTGCAACCCCAGCCATCGAGGATTGCCAGAACCATGGGGCGATTGTGCATGGGATTCCGTTTCGTTAGATGAGCGACGCGTTCTGGACCAGATCGGCAAAAGCATACGGATCGAGCGAAGCTCCACCGATGAGCCCACCGTTGATGTTGGGGCGTTCCAGGTATGCCGCGGCGTTGTCGGGCTTCATGCTTCCACCATACAATAGCGATGTCTCGGCTAACCCCGGAAGGGCCGTGCGAATCAATCCCATCACGCGATCGGCCTGCGCCGCATCGCAGTTGAGTCCGGTGCCGATCGCCCAAATCGGCTCGTATGCGATCACGATACGCTGCAAATCGGCCGGCGGAATACCGTGCAACGCGGCGCGCACCTGCGCGACCACCAGCGCGTCGGTGCCTCCGGCTTCGCGCACTTCGAGCGATTCGCCGACCGCAACGATCGGCGTGATGCCGTGCTCGAGCGCAGCCTGCGTTTTGAGATTGACGGTTCGGTCGGTCTCGCCGCAATACATCCGGCGTTCGGAGTGGCCGACGATCACGTAGCGCACGCCGAGTTCCGCGAGCATCGGCGCGCTAATCTCACCGGTATACGCGCCGCTGGGCTCCCAATGCATCGTCTGTGCCGCGAGCGTTACGCGCGCCTGGCCCGCAAGGGCTTCGCGCGCGGCCGAGAGCGCGGTAAACGG
Coding sequences within it:
- a CDS encoding SRPBCC domain-containing protein, encoding MIDSDVTTAIVDSISIDAPVSKTFAALTDPKQLVQWWGDPSSYQTTHMDCDLRVGGAWKCIGRNANGETFAVYGHYQVVEPPRLLQFTWTHDWGDGAQPVETIVRYELAEREGRTELTVRHWGFTDVEDRDAHERGWKKVLNWLRTYSEAGPAA
- a CDS encoding metalloregulator ArsR/SmtB family transcription factor produces the protein MQATLPSDRADRLFKALADPTRREILSLLRGGRLSVGDIARNFHTSRPAVSKHLRLLREARLVVDSKHGTTSLYALNAEPLQAVDTWLEHYRVFWRRNLQQLKEHVEHTHD
- the gpmI gene encoding 2,3-bisphosphoglycerate-independent phosphoglycerate mutase; translated protein: MHNRPMVLAILDGWGCNSDAYGNAIAAADLPHWRAFFETYPWTTLEASGEAVGLPKGIMGNSEVGHINLGSGRVVPQGVVVIDEDIASGAFAKNATLLRTIAHVKGTGGTLHLLGLLSDGQVHSSIEHLFALIDAAVTADVRLAIHAFLDGRDTPPRSAERYIEQLEERLAAIGRPGSIATVSGRYYAMDRDKRWERTQLAYDMLAFGKAGHRGIDAIAALHAAYARGEDDEFVLPTIVGPSRQIEDGDACIFFNFRPDRARQMTTAFNDGDVPFVTKSYHDLIFATMTKYDETYPNPVLFGPRPTYETFGEVISRNGLRQLRLAETEKYAHVTYFFNGGREEQFAGEDRELIASDRTVATYDLAPAMRANEITEFAVKKLAENAYDAIVMNYANADMVGHTGKWKPTIESVQILDACLHRLSDAVLKTGGVLAITADHGNAEEKLDKDGNALTAHTTNPVPFILIGSGVRGTLASGGKLGDVAPTLLTLMGLPVPAQMTGHNLFTATDPTRSLP
- a CDS encoding purine-nucleoside phosphorylase, giving the protein MIDRRSPNDRLLAHDASAIETAAGGAIDVAIVLGSGLSSALRDAFPVASIPYDHLMGFPVASLAGHAGEALIGTWHGKRMLVFAGRVHLYQGFSPQQVTVNMRLAKAAGARTVVLTNAAGSLNPSFLPGDLMLIEDHINLTGRNPFVGVPTDNPFIDMHDAYAQRLRTIAAHAGSDMPTLRSGVYAGLLGPNYETAAEARYLRTIGADAVGMSTVLETIAARALGMEVLGVSLITNVAGAPSTAHADITAVGNAAAPKLASLLGAVMRKL
- the tpiA gene encoding triose-phosphate isomerase, with translation MPTTLIAGNWKMHKTIAETRAFLAAFLERVPHLPADVAIAIAPPFTALSAAREALAGQARVTLAAQTMHWEPSGAYTGEISAPMLAELGVRYVIVGHSERRMYCGETDRTVNLKTQAALEHGITPIVAVGESLEVREAGGTDALVVAQVRAALHGIPPADLQRIVIAYEPIWAIGTGLNCDAAQADRVMGLIRTALPGLAETSLLYGGSMKPDNAAAYLERPNINGGLIGGASLDPYAFADLVQNASLI